The window AGAAGCAAGGTCAaacgcctgtctgttgccaggggAAAGTGGGCTGGATGTAATTTCGTTTAAAATCATACAcaatgtatccataatttatccaacacCTTCTgtcctggttagggttagggttgataAGTTATATTACAGATCCAAATTTGGATAGAGCTTTACCTCCGTTTAGTATAATAACTTAATTAGTTCCTTTATACATGTGTTTCTATTTCATGAAGATGTAgaaatgtgttttatttctgaAAAGACGCCATGCAAGGGTCAAAATGACATGATACTTCTGATCAAAATGCTGCTCTGTGCACACGTGTCTATGACCTAACTATTGCTGTTGTCTATATGCAGGAGAGCAAGGGAAGGAGGTAGGAGTGCCAAATCTTAGTAGGACAATCTCCATGCCTGTGGACATTTCTGGTTAGAGAACACAGAACAATTCACCCTTTTTCTAATTATTtagcataaaaaaacaaaaagaatgcCCATTAATTTAAGGCTAAATAATTAATTTCTATTTGTTTttcatacaggtatacagaagagtGTGAGATCAGATTTTGACATGGCCTATGAGAGAGGACGGATTTCTGTCTCCGCTGAGGAAGGCAACACCCCGCCCAACTACACTCGGGTCGGTACACGTTTAGGTCCAAATAAGAAGTAATGAACGTTGTATTATTATGTAGTCCTGTAATTGAGAAGAGCTGTATCAGGAGTTTTTAATCAGATGTTTTAAACTGAATGAGTGTGGTTGTTGTTGCAGTCTGTGTCCCAGGAGCAGCGTGAAAGGAGGGTGACTGTGGATGAGGTTCCTTCCGGCATCTACCTTTATCCTGAGGAAGAATCGGCTGTGGACAACATTTTCTCCCCAATTCCAAGTCGATCCTGCGCTTCCCTGTTTGAGGAGGCTCAAAAAGAGGTCCTGAGACTCATGAGGATTGAGGttagtttattttttatcttctttactttgttttttatttttatgcaatcaaGCCTAAATTAGCAgaactttatttagaaaaatcatTTATGATGAAAAGAAAGTAGAGAAAACAACCTTTAGATGTACAAAACATGTGACATATCTCCGTTGAGAAATAAAATCAAAACCAGTTTGCagaagtagttttttttaaactttctacCCCAGCAACTTTTAAATCTATTGTTGGCGACAAAAACTTAAAAGTAAAACAAACTATTTTCTTCACACTACAACCTGAAACTGTCCCAAGCTTTctgctatcgccccctgtggccagaatattccacttgcagcttCACATTCTCCAGTCCGGTCTGTTGGACGTGAGCCTGATTTACACGTCTCCGTGAGCTCCGCAACAGACAGGTGCACgcggagtgtcggaaaggttttcatTTGCGAACTTCATCACAGGCATTGCAAATTAGTTGTTCCctgtcaggacaacagagggcgtagcacttttctgTGGAATCCTGTTACCACaacactcatgtatccggtccacgatagtgtatttcagggtgtccgcggggttttaaaaagtattaaaaagtgataaataaaaatagtcaaatttaaggccattaaaagtgttaaatttggtctcagaggtattattttttccaaattaggtattatttttttcagactatcaggtgtcgtattatGAATAtcaacatagaaatatattccaaatgaaatgttttgaacgattataaaaacaaacagattatttgctcctcccgcttgcgctgccctgtgttgcaaatgaagcgctcctcccacagtgttgccaacttagcgactttgacgctatttccaacagcttttcagacccccttcttgacttttgaaatcttaaaagtacctagcgaacacctcagaaacatctctggtaacccttagctactttctggataactgtcgttgacatttcctgcaggttagctaaacgctccgcctgcactccggaccgttcttcaggacatttaggaaagggaatgatgtagtgatgtgtcagtcgctacagaaacagctctcagagccagctctctgttggattaaccagagtgagtgacacacactgtacctgcgggctcctgagccgctaaaaacggctaaatgtgcgcgtgcggcacgctaaacacgtgcagcttgcccctgattgctgtgagaccgggttggggggtggggggtggggggtgcagctgtggttgagacaattattacattaactgatggacttgtaaatacatagtttataaataaggtagaaataagttcctcacgctgataactaatctctctgaggacacggtgctagtgcacgctcctacagcaccttgacacgactaaataaatgttatgcaacattttgtgagcatcaatttatttgcatttatttgttataaatgccactgtataattcatgttgtcagtatttgcaagatattggtatttgggtctgtactggttagacttaaatgagttaaaccaaggtctatagcccttgggtcataaactatgagctataagtactgtatattggtctttttatactgggaatcaggagttattttagtgatcatcttgtttcttgtttatttttgccctgattgtgccttgagtagggctgggggtaaacaattatttttaaaacgattattctgacgattattttatcgaatagtcgactattttaatgactatttagatgattaatctagcgattatttttctattgcacaattaataaaaaccaaaaaatctcaaataaattcttccaaaaaattgataaattgttactgtaagagaataaacactacaggccttccattctgtataacactgcttttattgtgttgtggttggttatgttctggtgactgtagaggttgggagtgcaggctgctgcctgagaggtggttggagacagagtgtctccatgctgctttgttttggtcacttatgtgcgtgaggtgaGTGGTGTgatccttcctggggagtttggctcgtgtgcaaaaaggaagggacaataacgggatttagaagttaaaatgatgatcaggtttattcacAACTACAAAATAACATAAatatttccatccacaggttgggaataataaaactaattctgcctgtgggaaattaaaacaaaagtacaaataacctgggatgtcccactgggcaacgattactgggttctggaccaaaataaggatctccaaaggtccaaactctaaactgggcggttaaaccaaacttaaggtgatattttaaactaaatcgaaaacccacaacactctaaatgtaaaaaaagggagatctgcaccacaaaaaagatgaactctaaaccaaaacgtaaccgcttatccaaacgcaagaagctgttagcgaaaatgctaacagtagctttaccaacattaaattcaagttaccaagtttaaataaaccaaaaatacccagcagcaaacagaccagtatggaggagagactgctaccaccaaaacagctctcctcatgtctgaaagaagctcctttatgaagggagaaacgctcccggtgattttctacatctgcgatagagacaaagcagcgcatctgaccccggaagttgttgtccgttgccgggagacgaaggcgggcaaaacgggAAAGGAATCTAGCAgcagacggacattgttccgggtcttcggtatttggcggagatgttagtgaaggtggagaagagggcgaactagaggaaaaacaggcagattcctcctccatttacaaactcctggggatgcaacaagtgggcgcggtgtgttgactaccggatctgacgtcgacgaatttttagaatcgagccgtcgacgtcatcgatgcgtcgccacagctctagccctgagcaattttatgactgaataaaaaaataaaataaaaaatctacatgaattgaaaaatcgtcttaaataatcgagatctcaatttcagtcacaataatagtgattattgtttttgccttaatcgagcagccctactttagcatatccggtcacataatgatgacgtcatattcagtggtcgttgtgcatcatttcaggcctcgtagtcaactgtctgaaccgctgaacagaagtgcctggcttattttctaagtaaaataaatatgtgcaatacgttgtcaacatcagtgagtctctaagtctattctttttgtatgttatatatgttaaaatatgtgtaaataggtcgctgattaacacttgcaatttagtgttgtgatggttttaaaaaaattctgaaggtagtaaaaaaggtattaaaaagtagtaaattttacttaaggattgctgtatataccctgtatttgtatatgtatacttatttcagagactttataacacggacaaatttgtccttcacctcttcatgtggtcgccacctctaaacacaCACTTCCCTTCATTTTGTCCTTGTTTGCTCTGTATTTTGTACtctttcagtcacgggtgaacaaacgttcatatttCTGAACTTGTTCCGCGATGCATTCTTTAATCTGTCCTGGGTCTgtcgctaaatatctttttacttttcaACGGGGCAACGGTGGGGCTggtgacaaatttacaggaagtggcatcctgaccagtcATAAGATTGCGGTCTATGTCActtttgacggatgtttaaaattttgggcacgtctctgtcaccctctgtgagcctgtttgaaagcccttgcgccgacgcataatggcgtcGTGTGTCTCTGCACCAACGCAGACTGAGAAGACTAAGTCAGgccttagattaaggtgttaaaaagatgaacgcacagagaGGAGATTGGTTTTTGTTCTACAAACATACACTAGAGGGcgctaaaagcaaaccaaaactgcctATTATCCCTTCAAACCTGTCCTCTAGAGTAGTAGTTCCCAAGGTTGACGTCAGGAGATCCCACTGTGGGTCACCAAGATCTAAACAGGGGTCTTGAGATGATTTCCAGAAatcaaaataaaatgaagaaTGGTCACTAAAGCCATATTTCTAACACAACTGTTACAAAAACTCAACTAAATTGTCATAAATAGATATAAGTGAATATGAGCTGAAGCAGTTAAATCCAAGATATCTGGGGTTGTATGTCTCGACAATTGCTTTTtatgggtctgaagctgaaaaGTCTGGGAACCACTGATCGGTAAAGTGatggaaaaaaaaatctgtggTACCAGAATTGGGGCATGAACTCCTATCCTATGAACTCCTACTATCAGGTTTTATTTTTCCCACTTATGGAGGACCTTTCTCTCTGCAGAATGATGAGGTGGGATTCAAACCCTTCCCAGATTAACTGGGACTGAAAGACTCCTACTTTTACAGAGctgttcacacttactaatgatcAATTAATCAAAGCATTAAattaacatctttctttagagatCATGAGGGTGGATTTAGTTTTATTTAGCTGTTATTAGGGGTGAAACTTGATAAAAATTTGTTTAATTAATCTGGGACTTTGTAATTGATTTGTCTTGATTGATCACATTTTAATTGTTTAAGACATTTTCCCCcaagcagtttttttttattaaaataatgttagtGAGGCTCATATGACATATTcacactttaatgagtatatttctgtTACAACAAGGTCTGTTTACTTACTTTGGTCTCATCATAAAGGTAACCATTGTGGAATTTGTTGGGATGTGTAATAATTAGTAAATATTTTTTAGATTAAGTATAAATGGACTTGAAGcattgtaaatgttgtgtactgaacactagatggcagcagagcactgcCAATATTTATAGAGTTGTAGTGTAGAGTTCAAgtgaagttctgctgagggttacaagatGAATGCTGCGTGTTGGATCGTCCCTCCTGCTGTAGTAAAGTTTATATGGATAAAGTTACTGCTGGTTTGCTTTCTACCAACTAGAAAACATCACAGTAGAAAAGTtgttttttcttacttttttttttctttgcgaaGAGCAATTTGCCATGATTCATTTAATTGTagtttttagttgtgtttggagcacaTAAAAAACGTTTTAAATGATCTTTTAGCCAAGAGTTTGCAGTTCTTTAGAGGTGCAGCTTAATATTATTTATTGATATAATGGGCATAAATTGTGATGCAAAAATGTTTTGGATCCAAATTAGGAGGAGCTCAGGCTCAAGTGTTTGttgattaatcataattaacgtgtTAAATTCCCACCCGTAGTTTTTATTAAAAACGGATCTGGTGTGTTATTAGATATTTACTGACTTAATTTCACAAAACTTTAGAGTAGATTGTGGGTAAACTCTCCTTTCATGTCTCAGTtaactttttatttaattttttttacctaagctgcaaaattctaaaaaaaaaaaacatgccagTATTTTTGTTTTTGGCTAAATCTAAATGACCTTTTATACTAATGCATTAactcttaaagtgacaatgtgtagtttttaccattaatctctgaaaatatccattgaaatgttgtaaataaattaaaagatacccagttgttgaaaaatattggtggtttcataacatataaccataaaaatcgggtctaaaatgcatgggagtgggtctaagtctctgggcttcGCCATATTGGCgtcaggaagaatagctccacactatggtgtgagctaatgaggttctcaataaataaagaaataaagaaatattggatgccatgtttccttctatggatgTCCATGAAGACAGAATGCATTATCTgagttgtaacaaatggttacaaaactttcagcattaatacaTGTTCCTTTAcacttttacctcttcactcattgcaagtgGTGAAAAGGAATCtgttgttcttgttattttgctggagtttgcactcccaaggatttttgactctaatcgccatctgttggtaaggtctcacttgaacacaaaaataatgcttgcttgcaatggtttaggtgtgtactgccccctatcgccagggaaaatacactctgtcactttaagaaagcaCATCTAAGTGAGGATGTTGTGCATATTTTGTTTATGTAATATTCTGTTGTTACAccactaaatctttcaaaacatgtaCGGGACCAGATCAGAGTGTGTTTGGTGAGATCTGTAGTCACTGAATTCTGTCTCTGTCcctcatattttgtttttgtttaactgaGAAATAGTTTGTCTTCTAATCCAGGACCCGTGTTTGCTAAACGGGAAAGCAACTCTGCATAATGCCAAAGCTGGAGCTGTTTTAGCCAGACAGGGAGACCAGGTATGGAAGTTACTTGTAGAGGCTTTATATGTAGAAAGTTCAGATAAAAGACACTAAAATTTCCTCTTGTTTAAAGGACGTGAGTCTACACTTTGTCCTGTCCGGCTGCCTTCATGTCTACCAGCGGATGATCGACAAACAGGAGGCTGTCTGCTTGTTCGTGACCCACCCAGGAGAGATGGTTGGCCAGCTTGCCGTGCTCACCGGAGAGCCGCTCATCTTTACCATTAAGGCTGTCCGAGACTGTACTTACCTGAAGATCTCCAAGTCCGATTTCTATGAGTGAGTCTTTTGTTTTTCCTGTCATTGCTTTGTACAATGCACTAATAATCCATTAATTAAAAATGTAGTAATTACGATTATATTTGTagttaaaagatttattatttttttctctattttatgaatattttagaaTGATTTAAGATATTATTTGTGTTCCTGCCCTGTTTGCTGCCCCCTGCAGGATCATGAGGGAGCAACCCAGCGTGGTGCTGAGTGTGGCCCACACCGTGGCCATCCGCATGTCTGCTTTTGTCAGACAGATGGACTTCGCCATCGACTGGATGGCTGTTGAGGCTGGCAGAGCCCTCTACAGGTAGCACCACCTTTACTGCAGATTATAAAAGAATCTGTTTCCAAAGAAATTCTCATCACCAGTTTTTGtcaattatttatttacacaTACGTTGCTGTGATTGCTCTTATCTGCAACTTTTTTATTATCgaaacaaaacctgtttgtgaggAAAAAGCTTATTCAATCTACATTGTTGTCAATATTGGATTATGGTGATGTTTTATTCACGCATGCCAGTCGGTCTCTTTTGAAGACACTGGATTCTGTATACCATTCAGTGCTGAGATTTGTATCAAATTCTGGTTACCGTACTCATCACTGTAATTTGTATGAGACTGTTGTTTGGTTTTCTTTACACAATCGTAGGTTGGTACATTGGTAAATGTTACTTTTTAAGACTGTATTATGTGAACTGCCTCTTTATCTGTGCTCCCACCTGGTTCCTAGTTCCAACACAGGCTGTAACCTGTGGCCCTATGGGCACATTCTGTATGAACCCCACGGTCAAGAACTGTTTTTAGTGAAagtgctttaaccctcccacgttGGAAATGGGGTCAGgggtcaggtcaggtcattatTTTTTCCCAGTTTCTTCACTAATCCAGATATGGAGAGTTCCCCTGAAGGGTCTTGGTCCAGATTTTGCCCCTTGCAGTCCTGGTGGGGTTCAATGGACACTGTACGCTGTTTTGAGACTTACCTTTCTCTCAGTTTCTTGACTAATCTTGCTGCAGCATCTGTcacggtgaagagagagctgagccggaaggcaaagccctcgatttaccggtcgatctttgGTAATGCCCGAAAGACTGAgactgcggatacaagtggccaaaatgagttttctccacagggtggctgggctctcccttagagataggatgagaaaatctgtcatctgggaggggctcggagtagatcccctgctcctccacatcgagaggagccagttgaggtagctcggacatctagttaggatgcccgaGCGTGTCCTAAAGGAAGacgcaggacacgctggaggaactgtgtctctcggctggccagggaacgccttaggattcctccagaggagctggtccaagtggctggggagagagggaagtctgggcctctcggcgtaGGCTGCTGCCTGCGACCCAGCTTTGGATAAGCAGcccaaaatggatggatggatggatgatttatcTTAgtaaaataaaggttaaataaaaaaataaaatactggaTGCAATTAAAATCTGTCTGTTTTCCACAGGCAAGATGACCAATCAGATTGCACCTACATTGTTCTGAATGGACGTTTGCGTTCAGTCATTCGCAAAGCAAATGGCAAGAAAGAGCTGGTTGGTGAATACGGTAGAGGAGACCTAATCGGTGTGGTAAGAACCTATGTTGGTCTGAAGTTTATTCTGCATTAATGCACCAATAAAACCCTGAATGATGCCACCTTTTGTTCTCTGGAGTCAGCCTGCACATTGTTGTTTTGTTCTCACTGCTTTAGGTGGAGGCCTTGACCAAGCAGCCGAGAGCCACCACCGTCCACGCTGTTAGAGACACGGAGCTGGTCAAGCTGCCAGAAGGAACATTGAACAACATTAAAAGACGCTATCCACAGGTCAGTGACTTGGTCAGTGAAGTCTCTGTACAGGCTGATACCTAATCTAATACCTCATTAATGTTTTTAACGTAGGTGGTGACGAGGCTGATCCACCTCTTAGGTCAGAAGATTCTGGGGAACCTCCAGCAGGGTCGTGGGCCATTCTCGGGTAAGATTGTTTGTCTGTTTCTCTCCTTGCTGTTTCATGTTCCATCATTACGTTGTGTCTCTGTCTTTTAGGTCCAGGCCTCAGTTTGCCCAGTATGACAACAAGTGCCGATGTAACAAACCCAGCTAGTAACCTCTCAACTGTGGCTGTGCTGCCTGTGTGTGATGAGGTTCCCATAAACGCATTCAACTTGGAGCTTAGCCATGCCCTCAGTGCCATTGGTAGCGTAGCCTCATTCACTTGAATATGTCACTTTTTTGTCTTGGACTACTACAAATTTGCAAAGGAGCATCCTGATTGGCTATACAGTGGTCTCTCGTTTATCGTGGGAGTTGCATTCTGAAAATAACCCGCAAAGTAGTTAGCTTCGattttttttacagttattatAGATGTTTGTAGCGAACGCAGTTACGATTGGAGTCACACATACATGAACACACACCAGACAATTAAATGTCCAGCATGCATGGAAGGGTGAACAGTTTTATTTGCATACACTCATTCCAGCGTTTCAGGCTCTTGACATCACAATGTAGAGACTCGTGACTCCTCCTCCTGTAAATAAATACACAGGAGCTCTTATTACTAATGAGCTCCAGCCATAGCACAGCGCACTCTCGCTGACACAGCCGCTCTCCTCTCCCCGCAGACGTACTCGTCCCAACGCACCACCACAACGTTTTAAGGCAGTAAAAACCCTCACTACACACTTTATACACTTTCCTCGCATGGGCATCAACATTTTCACAGTTTTCACTCTTATTTAAACGAAGTTCAGATCTTCTGGATGCGGAACACACAAAAAATCTGCGAAAGCGAAAGGTTATGGCGTGGGACCACTGTATTAACAATGAAGGAACCCTAAAATGCATGTAAAAGTTCTTTTCTCATTTATTTTTACTCTTGACACTCATAGGGCCCACTCTACTTCTAACCAGTGACATCATCAGAGAGCGCCTGGGAGCGTCTGCTCTGGACAGGTCAGTTTAAATGATCAGAAGAGTTTATCGGTAAAATGTAATTGTTTTCCATATTCtccttatgcttatttatttatttatttatttctgatgCATTGATGACCTCATAACCATTTGTAAATTTCTTCCCTGGCCATTGtgcaatgatttttttttaaagaaaccgTATTACTAGCTAGACCGGCTATTTTTTGTTTAAAATaggattcttcattcttctcagtTGTCATCTGTTTTATGAATTTAAATGCTTTTCCTCATCTCTCCTCTATATTTTCAGCATCCATGAGTATCGTCTCTCTGGCTGGCTGGCCCAGCAGGAGGACATCAATCGAATTGTCTTGTACCAGACTGACAACAGCATGACTCCATGGACTCAACGCTGCATCCGCCAGGCTGACTGCATCCTGATAGTTGGCCTGGGGGACCAGGAACCGACACTGGGTGAAGTATGTGTTTGCAAGTGGAGCTTTCCCTTGTGGGAACTGCTTAACTCTAACTTCACTTGTCTCTTTTCCTCTAGCTGGAGCAGATGCTGGAGAACACGGCGGTCCGAGCTCTGAAGAAGCTGGTCCTTCTTCACAGAGAGGATGGACCCGGTCCATCTAGGACAGTCGAGTGGCTCAACATGCGCAGCTGGTGCTCCGGACACCTCCACCTCAAGTGTCCCCGCAGGGTTTTCTCCAGACGCAGCCCCTCGAAACTGGTATGGAGAAAGTATTTATATATGCATGATTCAGGTCTTGAGAGATGTTGGTGgaaaatatcagattttttttctgTTAAATTTGTGTAGAGGGAAGTTTACGAGAAAGTGTTTGAGAAAACCGCAGACAGGCACAGCGATTTCTCTCGGCTGGCCCGGGTCCTGACTGGAAACACTATCGCGGTTGTGCTGGGAGGAGGTGGAGCAAGGTGAGCAGGGATTATCAGATGTGAGCCATTGCAAAAACACGTTTAGCATCTCTAAATAGACCTTTGTGTTTGGGATTGCATGAGAATGCCGCTAATCTTTTGGTGCATCGGAGTGTCACCCAACATGTTTATATTTCTGCTGCAGAGGCTGCTCACACGTGGGCGTGATCAAAGCTATGGAGGAAGCAGGAATTCCTATCGACATAGTGGGAGGGACGTCGATTGGCTCGTTTATTGGTGCACTGTATGCTGAGGAGAGGAGCGCTGTTCGAACTAAACAGAGAGCCAGAGAGTGGTCCAAGGTACAGGCAGCGCACGTCTGCATCATAAAAACCTTCAGATAATAGCAACGAGATTACTACTAAGAAGCAATATTCAGAACTCcaaacaaaaatgctacatttatgtgTGATTTCTTTGCATTTTTGGTTTAACAGGCAATGAAttcagtttttaaaacagttCTAGACCTCACCTATCCCATCACCTCCATGTTCTCTGGTTCTGCCTTCAACACCAGCATCTACAAGGTGTTTCAGGACAAGCAAGTCGAAGTGAGCGGCTGCAAATCACACAAGTTAACTGCTACAAAAATCCATCATCAGAACCAAAGTGACAGATTTTGTAACACTGAAGTGTTTTTGTGTCTGCAGGACTTATGGCTCCCGTACTTCAACGTGACCACAGACATCACGGCCTCGTCCATGCGGGTTCACCAGGATGGTGAGCTGAGCACCGTCAAACCTTTTTAATGTTATTGgtattttatcagtgttttataGTGGTCCTAGTTTTACATACATTCATGTGGATTACCAATCGATAGCCAGAGCATGATCTAAGAACATTTAGATTATTGTGCTTTGAATGACGGAATACCATTAGCCCCTACATTATATTTGCATTTAAAACAAATATAATTGCATTTTGTTGCATTCAGTCAACCATCAACACTTTTTGAAGGCATATTGATTCATTTTAAGTTAAAATTAGTAGGAAAACAGAAGTAGTGCAGCAATTTAGAATACCTGGACCTAACCTCCACTTGGCTCAAAGCTAGagtttaaataattatttcagtcagtaataaataaaacagcATTTACATGAAGGTGTTACCAAGAGCTTTGGAAAAAGAAATGAGTAAGATAAAATACATTTACATAAAACACGCGTGCATCAACATCACGGTCGGCTGATGTTGGTCATTTATCATATCGGTATTGGTCTGATATGTAAAACTGGGCCAATACTAACACATCATGTTTATTTCCTTCTTGTTGCTGATGAGTTAAACAGTAAAAAGACATAAAAACAGAAACGTCAAACATCCTACTGAGTTAAAGCAGCAATGTGGAGTTTTCCCCTTCTGAGGAATTATGCATGATTTATTTAGCAAcccataaaagtgattgtcttaccTGTACTGTGATATGATGTAGGCGTCTCTAgtacaaatgaatgccttgtaagtcttacactgggggggggggggggggctaagctgggggagaaagtagcttcagacaacaggatttaaagtcttatttcctgaaatttggacatctcgcctcggattggataacagcaacacgactctgtttgctctgcaacgttgatatatatatatatatatatatatatattttttttaatctctacaaataactcaagcctggagaagttctgctatgtggtagaattgctaatgctaatggctagctt is drawn from Nothobranchius furzeri strain GRZ-AD chromosome 4, NfurGRZ-RIMD1, whole genome shotgun sequence and contains these coding sequences:
- the pnpla6 gene encoding patatin-like phospholipase domain-containing protein 6 isoform X2 → MGQSTSEQEDRDYPSQERFENLKTVVEEELQTSMMVGMVIGAGIAIILIAIIIFFILRRIKLRKAQEAPKYRFRKRDKVMFYGRKIMRKVSQSTSSLVGTSSSSRPRLKKKQKMLNIAKKILRFKKEVPILQAKEPPPSVLEADLTEFDVANSHLPSEVLYMLKNVRVLGHFEKPLFLELCKHMVFLQFQQGEYVFRPGQPDSSIYVVQDGKLELCLTGADGKESVVKEVYAGDSVHSLLSILDVITGHQKPYRTVSARAAEVSTVLRLPVEAFLSIFEKYPESLVRVVQIIMVRLQRVTVLALHNYLGLTNELFSHEMQPSRLPPQPPHPSRTSPICHGRRFGSLTVTEEHREAAVKGEATGEQGKEVGVPNLSRTISMPVDISGIQKSVRSDFDMAYERGRISVSAEEGNTPPNYTRSVSQEQRERRVTVDEVPSGIYLYPEEESAVDNIFSPIPSRSCASLFEEAQKEVLRLMRIEDPCLLNGKATLHNAKAGAVLARQGDQDVSLHFVLSGCLHVYQRMIDKQEAVCLFVTHPGEMVGQLAVLTGEPLIFTIKAVRDCTYLKISKSDFYEIMREQPSVVLSVAHTVAIRMSAFVRQMDFAIDWMAVEAGRALYRQDDQSDCTYIVLNGRLRSVIRKANGKKELVGEYGRGDLIGVVEALTKQPRATTVHAVRDTELVKLPEGTLNNIKRRYPQVVTRLIHLLGQKILGNLQQGRGPFSGPGLSLPSMTTSADVTNPASNLSTVAVLPVCDEVPINAFNLELSHALSAIGPTLLLTSDIIRERLGASALDSIHEYRLSGWLAQQEDINRIVLYQTDNSMTPWTQRCIRQADCILIVGLGDQEPTLGELEQMLENTAVRALKKLVLLHREDGPGPSRTVEWLNMRSWCSGHLHLKCPRRVFSRRSPSKLREVYEKVFEKTADRHSDFSRLARVLTGNTIAVVLGGGGARGCSHVGVIKAMEEAGIPIDIVGGTSIGSFIGALYAEERSAVRTKQRAREWSKAMNSVFKTVLDLTYPITSMFSGSAFNTSIYKVFQDKQVEDLWLPYFNVTTDITASSMRVHQDGSLWRYVRASMTLSGYLPPLCDPKDGNLLMDGGYINNLPADIARNMGARTVIAIDVGSQDETDLCNYGDCLSGWWLLWKRINPWAEKVKVPDMAEIQSRLAYVSCVRQLEVVKKSAYCEYIRPPIDRFKTMDFGKFDEIYDVGFQHGKLLFTGWARGDIIENMVRDHRSADYNDGKRTDSCTCPGADFTDLAEIVSRIEPVQSYVATEAEESDCLTEYEEDAMDTVREEEGEEEEDEAEDAEDHSPGEWGQNGIFQTDEEKSVRQRRKLTSDSNTSEVSDC